The following proteins come from a genomic window of Eleginops maclovinus isolate JMC-PN-2008 ecotype Puerto Natales chromosome 8, JC_Emac_rtc_rv5, whole genome shotgun sequence:
- the fech gene encoding ferrochelatase, mitochondrial isoform X1: MMAVFGSAGRLIQFARSSVSLSVRRRSTAAAFAQTPDTQENRKPKTGILMLNMGGPEKLSDVHDFLRRLFLDTDLMKLPVQSKLGPLIAKRRTPKIQEQYSKIGGGSPIKHWTSMQGEGMVKLLDDMSPETAPHKFYIGFRYVQPLTEEAIEEMEKDGVERAVAFTQYPQYSCSTTGSSLNAIYRYYSNRGDRPKMRWSVIDRWPTHPLLVECFAEHVKNELLKFPEEKRDDVVILFSAHSLPMAVVNRGDPYPQEVGATVQRVMERLGHCNPYRLVWQSRVGPMQWLGPQTDDVIKGLCERGKKNILLVPIAFTSDHIETLHELDIEYGQVLGEECGVENIRRAESLNGNPLFMQALADLVNSHLKSNMPCSRQLTLRCPMCTNPTCGETKAFFANQPLS, from the exons ATGATGGCGGTCTTTGGCAGCGCCGGTCGTTTAATACAAT tTGCCAGGAGCAGCGTCAGTCTGAGTGTGAGGAGACGCTCCACCGCGGCTGCTTTTGCCCAGACTCCAGACACACAGGAGAACAG GAAACCTAAGACTGGCATCTTGATGCTGAACATGGGAGGACCTGAGAAACTGTCAGACGTTCATGACTTCCTGCGGCGGCTCTTCTTGGACACAGACCTGATGAAGCTCCCTGTACAGAG TAAGCTCGGCCCGTTAATCGCCAAGCGGCGCACGCCGAAGATCCAGGAGCAGTACAGTAAGATCGGGGGAGGCTCGCCCATCAAACACTGGACCTCCATGCAGGGGGAGGGCATGGTGAAGCTGCTGGACGACATGAGTCCTGAGACGG CTCCTCACAAGTTCTACATCGGTTTCCGGTACGTTCAGCCGCTGACGGAGGAAGCCATcgaggagatggagaaagacGGAGTGGAGAGAGCGGTGGCCTTCACGCAGTATCCTCAGTACAGCTGCTCCACCACAG GCAGCAGCTTGAACGCCATCTACCGTTACTACAGCAACAGAGGCGACAGGCCAAAGATGCGCTGGAGTGTCATCGACCGTTGGCCCACACACCCTCTGCTGGTggag tgttttgCAGAACACGTCAAAAACGAGCTGCTGAAGTTTCCAGAAGAGAAGAGGGACGACGTGGTCATCCTGTTCTCTGCTCACTCGCTCCCGATGGCT GTGGTCAACAGAGGCGACCCATATCCCCAGGAGGTCGGTGCCACAGTTCAGAGAGTCATGGAGAGACTGGGACACTGTAACCCTTACAGACTGGTGTGGCAGTCCAGG GTGGGGCCCATGCAGTGGCTCGGCCCCCAGACGGACGATGTGATAAAAGGCCTGTGCGAGCGAGGGAAGAAGAACATCCTGCTGGTGCCCATCGCCTTCACCTCGGACCACATCGAGACTCTGCACGAGCTGGACATCGAGTACGGGCAGGTGCTGGGGGAGGAG TGTGGGGTGGAGAACATCAGGAGAGCAGAGTCGCTGAACGGAAACCCTCTGTTCATGCAG GCTCTGGCAGACCTGGTCAACTCCCACCTGAAGTCCAACATGCCCTGTTCCCGTCAGCTGACCCTCCGCTGCCCCATGTGCACCAACCCCACCTGCGGAGAAACCAAGGCCTTCTTCGCCAACCAGCCACTCtcatag
- the fech gene encoding ferrochelatase, mitochondrial isoform X2 produces the protein MMAVFGSAGRLIQFARSSVSLSVRRRSTAAAFAQTPDTQENRKPKTGILMLNMGGPEKLSDVHDFLRRLFLDTDLMKLPVQSKLGPLIAKRRTPKIQEQYSKIGGGSPIKHWTSMQGEGMVKLLDDMSPETAPHKFYIGFRYVQPLTEEAIEEMEKDGVERAVAFTQYPQYSCSTTGSSLNAIYRYYSNRGDRPKMRWSVIDRWPTHPLLVECFAEHVKNELLKFPEEKRDDVVILFSAHSLPMAVVNRGDPYPQEVGATVQRVMERLGHCNPYRLVWQSRVGPMQWLGPQTDDVIKGLCERGKKNILLVPIAFTSDHIETLHELDIEYGQVLGEEVWIYA, from the exons ATGATGGCGGTCTTTGGCAGCGCCGGTCGTTTAATACAAT tTGCCAGGAGCAGCGTCAGTCTGAGTGTGAGGAGACGCTCCACCGCGGCTGCTTTTGCCCAGACTCCAGACACACAGGAGAACAG GAAACCTAAGACTGGCATCTTGATGCTGAACATGGGAGGACCTGAGAAACTGTCAGACGTTCATGACTTCCTGCGGCGGCTCTTCTTGGACACAGACCTGATGAAGCTCCCTGTACAGAG TAAGCTCGGCCCGTTAATCGCCAAGCGGCGCACGCCGAAGATCCAGGAGCAGTACAGTAAGATCGGGGGAGGCTCGCCCATCAAACACTGGACCTCCATGCAGGGGGAGGGCATGGTGAAGCTGCTGGACGACATGAGTCCTGAGACGG CTCCTCACAAGTTCTACATCGGTTTCCGGTACGTTCAGCCGCTGACGGAGGAAGCCATcgaggagatggagaaagacGGAGTGGAGAGAGCGGTGGCCTTCACGCAGTATCCTCAGTACAGCTGCTCCACCACAG GCAGCAGCTTGAACGCCATCTACCGTTACTACAGCAACAGAGGCGACAGGCCAAAGATGCGCTGGAGTGTCATCGACCGTTGGCCCACACACCCTCTGCTGGTggag tgttttgCAGAACACGTCAAAAACGAGCTGCTGAAGTTTCCAGAAGAGAAGAGGGACGACGTGGTCATCCTGTTCTCTGCTCACTCGCTCCCGATGGCT GTGGTCAACAGAGGCGACCCATATCCCCAGGAGGTCGGTGCCACAGTTCAGAGAGTCATGGAGAGACTGGGACACTGTAACCCTTACAGACTGGTGTGGCAGTCCAGG GTGGGGCCCATGCAGTGGCTCGGCCCCCAGACGGACGATGTGATAAAAGGCCTGTGCGAGCGAGGGAAGAAGAACATCCTGCTGGTGCCCATCGCCTTCACCTCGGACCACATCGAGACTCTGCACGAGCTGGACATCGAGTACGGGCAGGTGCTGGGGGAGGAG GTATGGATTTACGCCTAA
- the fech gene encoding ferrochelatase, mitochondrial isoform X3 — protein MMAVFGSAGRLIQFARSSVSLSVRRRSTAAAFAQTPDTQENRKPKTGILMLNMGGPEKLSDVHDFLRRLFLDTDLMKLPVQSKLGPLIAKRRTPKIQEQYSKIGGGSPIKHWTSMQGEGMVKLLDDMSPETAPHKFYIGFRYVQPLTEEAIEEMEKDGVERAVAFTQYPQYSCSTTGSSLNAIYRYYSNRGDRPKMRWSVIDRWPTHPLLVECFAEHVKNELLKFPEEKRDDVVILFSAHSLPMAVVNRGDPYPQEVGATVQRVMERLGHCNPYRLVWQSRVGPMQWLGPQTDDVIKGLCERGKKNILLVPIAFTSDHIETLHELDIEYGQVLGEE, from the exons ATGATGGCGGTCTTTGGCAGCGCCGGTCGTTTAATACAAT tTGCCAGGAGCAGCGTCAGTCTGAGTGTGAGGAGACGCTCCACCGCGGCTGCTTTTGCCCAGACTCCAGACACACAGGAGAACAG GAAACCTAAGACTGGCATCTTGATGCTGAACATGGGAGGACCTGAGAAACTGTCAGACGTTCATGACTTCCTGCGGCGGCTCTTCTTGGACACAGACCTGATGAAGCTCCCTGTACAGAG TAAGCTCGGCCCGTTAATCGCCAAGCGGCGCACGCCGAAGATCCAGGAGCAGTACAGTAAGATCGGGGGAGGCTCGCCCATCAAACACTGGACCTCCATGCAGGGGGAGGGCATGGTGAAGCTGCTGGACGACATGAGTCCTGAGACGG CTCCTCACAAGTTCTACATCGGTTTCCGGTACGTTCAGCCGCTGACGGAGGAAGCCATcgaggagatggagaaagacGGAGTGGAGAGAGCGGTGGCCTTCACGCAGTATCCTCAGTACAGCTGCTCCACCACAG GCAGCAGCTTGAACGCCATCTACCGTTACTACAGCAACAGAGGCGACAGGCCAAAGATGCGCTGGAGTGTCATCGACCGTTGGCCCACACACCCTCTGCTGGTggag tgttttgCAGAACACGTCAAAAACGAGCTGCTGAAGTTTCCAGAAGAGAAGAGGGACGACGTGGTCATCCTGTTCTCTGCTCACTCGCTCCCGATGGCT GTGGTCAACAGAGGCGACCCATATCCCCAGGAGGTCGGTGCCACAGTTCAGAGAGTCATGGAGAGACTGGGACACTGTAACCCTTACAGACTGGTGTGGCAGTCCAGG GTGGGGCCCATGCAGTGGCTCGGCCCCCAGACGGACGATGTGATAAAAGGCCTGTGCGAGCGAGGGAAGAAGAACATCCTGCTGGTGCCCATCGCCTTCACCTCGGACCACATCGAGACTCTGCACGAGCTGGACATCGAGTACGGGCAGGTGCTGGGGGAGGAG TGA
- the nars1 gene encoding asparagine--tRNA ligase, cytoplasmic isoform X2 yields MATEIPTGELYVSDKCGNDQDGDGTEAKPFKTPLGALMSAGKEPFPTIYVESQKEGERWAVISKTQMKNAKKAFNREQVKCDAKEKKEAEDTERREKNMEEAKKITIDNDPSLPEPEAVKIHQLEAKRGQRVKVFGWVHRLRRQGKNLMFIVLRDGTGFLQCVLSDKLCQCYNGLVLSTESTVGLYGTVTPVPEGKQAPGGHELHCDFWELIGLAPAGGADNLLNEESEVDVQLNNRHMLIRGENVSKVLRVRSTVTQCFREHFFNRGYYEITPPTLVQTQVEGGSTLFNLNYFGEQAYLTQSSQLYLETCIPALGDTFCIAQSYRAEQSRTRRHLSEYTHIEAECPFISFEDLLNRLEDLVCDVVDRVLKSPAAQLLYDINPNFKPPKRPFKRMDYSEAIEWLREHDIKKDDGSFYEFGEDIPEAPERLMTDAINETILLCRFPTEIKSFYMQRCAEDRRLTESVDVLMPNVGEIVGGSMRIWDSEELLEGYKREGIDPTPYYWYTDQRKYGTCPHGGYGLGLERFLTWLLNRHHIRDVCLYPRFIQRCRP; encoded by the exons GAGAGCTGTACGTGTCGGACAAATGTGGCAACGACCAAGATGGGGACGGCACGGAGGCGAAACCTTTCAAAACTCCTCTCGGG GCTCTGATGTCTGCGGGGAAGGAGCCCTTCCCGACCATCTACGTAGAATcacagaaggagggagag cgtTGGGCGGTGATCTCTAAGACGCAGATGAAGAACGCCAAGAAGGCCTTCAACCGCGAGCAGGTCAAGTGTGACGCCAAAGAAAAGAAGGAG GCGGAGGACAccgagaggagagagaagaacaTGGAGGAAGCCAAGAAGATCACCATCGACAACGACCCCAGTCTGCCTGAGCCTGAAGCG GTTAAAATCCATCAGCTGGAGGCCAAGAGAGGCCAGAGAGTCAAAGTGTTTGGATGGGTGCATCGCCTCAGGAGACAGG GGAAGAACCTGATGTTCATCGTGCTGAGAGACGGGACTGGTTTCCTCCAGTGTGTCCTGTCTGATAAACTG TGTCAGTGCTACAACGGCCTGGTGTTGTCCACGGAGAGCACTGTCGGTCTGTACGGCACCGTCACTCCAGTGCCCGAGGGGaagcag GCGCCCGGGGGCCACGAGCTGCACTGTGACTTCTGGGAGCTGATTGGCTTGGCTCCGGCGGGCGGGGCCGACAACCTGCTGAACGAGGAGTCGGAAGTGGACGTCCAGCTGAACAACCGACACATGCTGATCAGAGGAGAGAACGTGTCCAAGGTGCTCCGGGTGCGCTCCACCGTCACACAGTGCTTCAGGGAGCACTTCTTCAACCGCGGATACTACGAG ATCACTCCTCCGACCCTGGTGCAGACACAGGTAGAGGGCGGCTCCACGCTGTTCAACCTCAACTACTTTGGCGAGCAGGCGTACCTGACGCAGTCCTCTCAGCTCTACCTGGAGACCTGCATACCCGCCCTGGGGGACACCTTCTGCATCGCCCAGTCCTACCGGGCGGAGCAGTCCCGCACCCGCAGACACCTGTCGGA GTACACTCACATCGAGGCAGAGTGTCCCTTCATATCTTTTGAAGACCTCCTGAACAGACTGGAGGATCTGGTGTGTGATGTGGTGGACCGAGTGCTGAAATCCCCCGCCGCCCAGCTGCTCTACGACATCAACCCC aactTCAAACCCCCCAAGAGGCCGTTCAAGAGGATGGACTACTCTGAAGCCATCGAGTGGCTCCGAGAGCACGACATCAAGAAGGACGACGGCTCTTTCTACGAGTTTGGAGAG GACATCCCAGAGGCTCCGGAGAGGTTGATGACGGACGCCATCAACGAGACCATCCTCCTCTGCCGGTTCCCCACCGAGATCAAGTCCTTCTACATGCAACGCTGCGCCGAAGACAGGCGCCTCACTGAGTCG GTCGATGTGTTGATGCCGAACGTTGGCGAGATCGTCGGAGGCTCCATGCGTATCTGGGACtctgaggagctgctggaggggtACAAGAGGGAGGGAATCGACCCCACCCCCTACTACTGGTACACTGACCAG aggaagTACGGCACATGTCCTCACGGCGGATACGGTCTGGGTCTGGAGCGTTTCCTCACCTGGCTGCTGAACAGACATCACATCAGAGACGTCTGCCTGTACCCACGCTTCATCCAGCGCTGCAggccctga
- the nars1 gene encoding asparagine--tRNA ligase, cytoplasmic isoform X1 has translation MATEIPTGVENVSVGELYVSDKCGNDQDGDGTEAKPFKTPLGALMSAGKEPFPTIYVESQKEGERWAVISKTQMKNAKKAFNREQVKCDAKEKKEAEDTERREKNMEEAKKITIDNDPSLPEPEAVKIHQLEAKRGQRVKVFGWVHRLRRQGKNLMFIVLRDGTGFLQCVLSDKLCQCYNGLVLSTESTVGLYGTVTPVPEGKQAPGGHELHCDFWELIGLAPAGGADNLLNEESEVDVQLNNRHMLIRGENVSKVLRVRSTVTQCFREHFFNRGYYEITPPTLVQTQVEGGSTLFNLNYFGEQAYLTQSSQLYLETCIPALGDTFCIAQSYRAEQSRTRRHLSEYTHIEAECPFISFEDLLNRLEDLVCDVVDRVLKSPAAQLLYDINPNFKPPKRPFKRMDYSEAIEWLREHDIKKDDGSFYEFGEDIPEAPERLMTDAINETILLCRFPTEIKSFYMQRCAEDRRLTESVDVLMPNVGEIVGGSMRIWDSEELLEGYKREGIDPTPYYWYTDQRKYGTCPHGGYGLGLERFLTWLLNRHHIRDVCLYPRFIQRCRP, from the exons GAGAGCTGTACGTGTCGGACAAATGTGGCAACGACCAAGATGGGGACGGCACGGAGGCGAAACCTTTCAAAACTCCTCTCGGG GCTCTGATGTCTGCGGGGAAGGAGCCCTTCCCGACCATCTACGTAGAATcacagaaggagggagag cgtTGGGCGGTGATCTCTAAGACGCAGATGAAGAACGCCAAGAAGGCCTTCAACCGCGAGCAGGTCAAGTGTGACGCCAAAGAAAAGAAGGAG GCGGAGGACAccgagaggagagagaagaacaTGGAGGAAGCCAAGAAGATCACCATCGACAACGACCCCAGTCTGCCTGAGCCTGAAGCG GTTAAAATCCATCAGCTGGAGGCCAAGAGAGGCCAGAGAGTCAAAGTGTTTGGATGGGTGCATCGCCTCAGGAGACAGG GGAAGAACCTGATGTTCATCGTGCTGAGAGACGGGACTGGTTTCCTCCAGTGTGTCCTGTCTGATAAACTG TGTCAGTGCTACAACGGCCTGGTGTTGTCCACGGAGAGCACTGTCGGTCTGTACGGCACCGTCACTCCAGTGCCCGAGGGGaagcag GCGCCCGGGGGCCACGAGCTGCACTGTGACTTCTGGGAGCTGATTGGCTTGGCTCCGGCGGGCGGGGCCGACAACCTGCTGAACGAGGAGTCGGAAGTGGACGTCCAGCTGAACAACCGACACATGCTGATCAGAGGAGAGAACGTGTCCAAGGTGCTCCGGGTGCGCTCCACCGTCACACAGTGCTTCAGGGAGCACTTCTTCAACCGCGGATACTACGAG ATCACTCCTCCGACCCTGGTGCAGACACAGGTAGAGGGCGGCTCCACGCTGTTCAACCTCAACTACTTTGGCGAGCAGGCGTACCTGACGCAGTCCTCTCAGCTCTACCTGGAGACCTGCATACCCGCCCTGGGGGACACCTTCTGCATCGCCCAGTCCTACCGGGCGGAGCAGTCCCGCACCCGCAGACACCTGTCGGA GTACACTCACATCGAGGCAGAGTGTCCCTTCATATCTTTTGAAGACCTCCTGAACAGACTGGAGGATCTGGTGTGTGATGTGGTGGACCGAGTGCTGAAATCCCCCGCCGCCCAGCTGCTCTACGACATCAACCCC aactTCAAACCCCCCAAGAGGCCGTTCAAGAGGATGGACTACTCTGAAGCCATCGAGTGGCTCCGAGAGCACGACATCAAGAAGGACGACGGCTCTTTCTACGAGTTTGGAGAG GACATCCCAGAGGCTCCGGAGAGGTTGATGACGGACGCCATCAACGAGACCATCCTCCTCTGCCGGTTCCCCACCGAGATCAAGTCCTTCTACATGCAACGCTGCGCCGAAGACAGGCGCCTCACTGAGTCG GTCGATGTGTTGATGCCGAACGTTGGCGAGATCGTCGGAGGCTCCATGCGTATCTGGGACtctgaggagctgctggaggggtACAAGAGGGAGGGAATCGACCCCACCCCCTACTACTGGTACACTGACCAG aggaagTACGGCACATGTCCTCACGGCGGATACGGTCTGGGTCTGGAGCGTTTCCTCACCTGGCTGCTGAACAGACATCACATCAGAGACGTCTGCCTGTACCCACGCTTCATCCAGCGCTGCAggccctga